In Deltaproteobacteria bacterium, the following proteins share a genomic window:
- a CDS encoding alanine racemase, whose protein sequence is SPDDPLLLEIGRLLHSENGVVLKGVLTHAGGSYQCKSMDDIRAMAEAERVAAVKSAEVLRNHGLPCTTVSVGSTPTATFSTDLTGVTEVRAGVFMFYDLVMAGLGVCEIEDIAVSVLASVIGQQKHKGWVLIDAGWMALSRDRGTASQTVDQGYGLVCDPRGKLVTDLLVSSTTQEHGIVTARSERHIDLAKFKVGSMIRILPNHACATAAKHDRYYVVDSGTEILHVWQRINGW, encoded by the coding sequence ATCTCCTGATGATCCCCTGCTGCTGGAGATCGGTCGTCTGTTGCACAGTGAAAATGGTGTTGTACTCAAGGGGGTTCTAACCCATGCCGGCGGCTCATATCAGTGCAAATCAATGGATGACATTCGCGCCATGGCGGAAGCAGAGCGAGTTGCCGCAGTAAAGAGTGCCGAGGTACTGCGCAACCACGGCCTGCCATGTACCACTGTCAGCGTTGGTTCGACGCCCACGGCAACCTTTTCCACCGATCTGACAGGCGTCACCGAAGTACGAGCTGGTGTCTTCATGTTTTATGATCTGGTAATGGCAGGGTTGGGGGTTTGTGAGATTGAAGATATTGCTGTTTCCGTGCTGGCATCCGTTATTGGCCAGCAAAAACATAAGGGATGGGTGTTGATCGATGCAGGTTGGATGGCGCTCTCTCGCGACAGGGGAACGGCCAGCCAGACAGTCGATCAGGGATATGGCCTGGTATGTGACCCAAGAGGGAAGCTGGTGACTGATCTGCTTGTCTCGTCAACTACTCAGGAGCATGGCATAGTAACAGCTCGCAGCGAGAGGCATATTGATCTGGCAAAGTTCAAGGTGGGCAGCATGATCCGCATCCTGCCGAACCATGCCTGTGCCACAGCTGCCAAGCATGACCGCTACTACGTCGTAGACAGCGGCACTGAAATCCTCCATGTCTGGCAGCGCATAAACGGCTGGTAG